GAAGCCGAACCACGTGTCGCCACCGGTTGCCGCATAGGTCTGCCAGGCTTCCCGGGTGGACCACTGCTGCGGCCGAAAGCGCTGCCGGTCCATCCATGTGCGCTGCGCAACGGCGTAGTCGCGTTCCGTCGCCAGAAGGTGTACCGTTGCCCACGGAAAGTCATCCAGCCCGCCGGCGTGGTCGAAATCGAGGTGCGTCAGTACGATGTGACGGACATCGCGGGGTTGGTAGCCCAGGCTTTGCACCTGGCGGAACGCCGTCATCTCGTCGCGGAAATCGGGGCTGACAAGGCTCAGGAAGAAGCGGCTCAGCCTGGATCGCGGATTGGCAACGTCGAGCCGCCCCAGGCCAGTGTCGACCAGGACCAGGCAGTCCGGCAACTCGACAAGCAGGCAATGCAGCGTCAGTTCGCCACGCTGGACAATGGACGGCGTGAAGCCGTCCATCAGCTTTCCACCGAGCGGACAGGTCGAGATGCAGTTCAGGTGATGGATCTTGGCCATGGAACGCCTTCTCAGGGCAGCGTCGAGGTTTGACAGCGGCGCAGGAACACCGGGACCGACTTGTACGATGGTGTGCCGCTGCGGGGGTCGTAGTGCTCCAGCGCCACCAGCAGGTTCGACTCCGGGTAGTAGGCGGCGACCGAACCGCGCGCGATATCGTGCGCCACGGCGGTGACGTTGCGCAGTGTGCGCGCGCCCGGCACGCCCACGGTGTCCGATACGGCTTCGATGTCGATCCTGTCGCCGTGCGAGAGTCCCCGGTCGGCGAGGTCGTCGGGATTGACGAAGACCACGTCGCGTCGACCGGTGATGCCGCGATATCGGTCGTCATAGCCATACAGCGTGGTGTTGTACTGGTCGTGGCTGCGGATCGTCGCAAGCATCAGGGCGCCGGTGTGATTCCGGGTGGGCGATTCGTCCAGGCCGGCCATGGTGATGAAGTTGGCGCGGCCGGTGCCTGTATGCCATTCGCGCTGTGACGCTGCATTCGGAAGCCGGAATCCAAGCGGCACGCTGACGCGCGCGTTGTAATCGTGGAAGTCTGGCAACACGGCGGCGATGGCATCCCGTATCCGGCCATAGTCGGCGACCAGGCCATCCCAGTCGATGCGGTCGTCACGCAGCGTGGCCTTGGCCATGGCGGCAACGATCCACGGCTCGGAACGAAGCATCGGCGATGCCGGCGGCAGCGTGCCGCGCGACGCATGCACCATCGACATCGAGTCTTCCACCGTGATCGATTGCGGGCCGCTGGCCTGTACGTCCAGTTCCGTCCGGCCAAGACACGGCAGCAGGAACGTCTCGCGCGCTGTCAGCAGATGAGACCGGTTCAGCTTGGTGGCGACGTGCACGGCCAGATCCAGCTTGCGCATGGCGGCAAAGCACTTTTCGGGGTCCGGCATCGCTACCGGCAGGTTGCCGCCCAGGCAGATCAGCGCGCGGGATTCGCCGGCAAGCATGGCGAGCATGGATTCGACGGCGTTGTGACCGTGCTTGCGCGGCGCCTGGATGCCGAAGACATCATCAAGCCGCTGCAGGAATGACGCCGACGGAATTTCCGTGATGCCGACGGTGCGATCGCCCTGGACGTTGGAATGCCCACGCAGCGGGCAAATGCCTGCGCCCTGGCGCCCGATGTTGCCACGCATCAGGAGAAGATTGCAGAGCTGCTGCACATTGGCGGTGCCCTGCCGATGCTGCGTGATGCCCATCCCGTAGCAGAAGATCGCGGCGCGGGACGATGCGTAGGCCCGGGCAAGCGCGGCGAGCGTGGCCTGTGGCAGACCGGCAGCCGCTTCGATGTCGTCCCACACGGTGGCGTCGAGATCATCGACCAGCCCGTCGTACCCGAGCGTGTGGCTGGCGATGAAATCATGGTCGATGACCGCGGGTAGCAGTGTGGCGGCCGCGTCCCGGTCCATCTCCAGCAAGGCCTTCATCATGCCCTTGAGGACTGCCGCATCGCCTCCCACCCGTGGCTGCACATACAGCGTTGCAATGGGCGTCGACATGCCAAGCGACATCTCTGCGGCGTGCTGCGGCGAAGTAAAGCGCTCGAGACCGCGCTCGCGCAGCGGATTGACGACGACGATCTGTGCGCCGCGACGCGCGGCGGCGCGCAAGGTCGACAGCATTCGCGGGTGATTGGTACCGGGGTTGTGGCCGAAGCAGAAGATCGCATCGCAATGCTCGAAATCCTCCAGTGTCACGGTGCCTTTGCCGACGCCAATCGATTCCGGCAGCCCGACGCTAGTGGCTTCGTGGCACATGTTCGAACAGTCGGGGAAATTGTTGGTGCCGAAGGCGCGTGCGAAAAGCTGGTACAGGAAGGCGGCTTCGTTGGAAGCGCGACCGGACGTATAGAACTCGGCCGCGTCGGCGCCGGGAAGCGCGCGAAGGGCTTGGCCGATGCGCGCCATGGCGGCGTCCCACTCGATCGGCATGTAGCGATCGGTCTGGGGGTCATAGACCATCGGATGCGTCAGGCGGCCTTCGTTCTCGAGATCGTAGTCGCTGCGGCGCCAGAGTTCCGTCACGGTGTTGGCCGCGAAGAATGCCGGCGTGGTCCGGTGCGAAGTGGCCTCCCAGGCCACTGCCTTGGCGCCGTTCTCGCAGAATTCGAACGATGACGCGGCGCGCGGGTCTGGCCAGGCGCATCCGGGGCAATCGAAGCCGTCGGGCTGGTTTACGCGCATCAGCATGATGGTGTTGTGGCTCACGCCCATCTGCCCGCGTACCGCCCGTGCGACCGCCTGCAAGGCCCCCAGCCACCGGCAGGGCCACCGTAGCGACCAACCCCGGGACGTCCTTCGGCTTGTCCATTGCCAGTTCCTCTCAGGTATTTGCAAGCCAACCATCGCCCGCCGTCACACGCTCCGCAACAAGCGTGCCCACGCAGCGCCGCTTGCACTCCATCCTGAAGGGACGAATATCGCCGGACGGGCTGGTCCAAAAAGCAGCGGACCCGGCAGTGCAAACGCCGCGCGGGGGGCCGCACGTAAAGCTTCCAGCGAAACTACAACGTCTCCACACGCGACTTGCAATCGGCGTTCTTGTCAGATTACGCATTCGGCACCCGGCATATCGCGTCCGCGCCGAATCGCGGGGACGATCGCGGCGACCGGCGCGGGTACGTTCCATGCTGCATTGGAATCGAGGGCTCCTGGGAGCCACTCATATCGTCTCCTCTCCTTTAGCCCGCGTACGCGCGGGCTTCTTTTTTCTTGGGGGAGCGCTGGATCCGAAAGATGGCATGCCCGTTGCAAACGCCGGATGGGCGCTTTGCCATCAATGCTGTTCAACCTGGAGAATTCGTCATGTTTGTTCATAACAAGCGATTGCAGTACACCGTGCGCGTTTCGCGACCCGATCCAGGCGTGGCAAATCTGCTGCTGGAGCAGTTTGGTGGTCCGCAGGGCGAACTGGCGGCGGCGTGCCGGTACTTCACGCAGGCACTGGCGGAAGAAGATCCCGGGCGCAAGGACATGCTGTTCGATATTGCGACCGAAGAGCTTAGCCATCTGGAAATCATCGGCTCGCTGATTGCCATGCTGAATCGCGGCGCCAAGGGCGAGCTGGCGGAGGGCGTGCAGCAGGAGGCCGAGCTCTATCGATCGCTGCAGGGAGCGGGCAACGACAGCCACGTCACGCAGATTCTCTATGGCGGGGGTCCCGCACTGGTGAACTCCGCCGGTGTGCCGTGGACCGCAGCGTATATCGATACCATTGGCGAGCCGACCGCCGATCTGCGCTCGAACATCGCCGCCGAAGCGCGCGCCAAGCTGATCTACGAGCGCCTGATCAATGTCACCGACGACCCGAGCGTGCAGGAGGCGCTGGGCTTCCTGATGACCCGGGAAGTCTCGCACCAGAAGTCGTTCGAAAAGGCGCTGTACTCGATCACGCCGAACTTCCCTCCGGGAAAGATGCCAGCCGTTCCAGAATTTGCCAGCGTGTATTTCAAGATGTCGCAGGGCGAGGCGTTGCGAGGGCCCTGGAACGCGGACAGCACCTTTACGTTCGTCGACAAGCCGACTCCGGCGGTGGACGGTGGAGATGGCTCGGCAAGCGTGGAGCTGCCGGCGGACCAGCAGTCGACGCTGGAAGCCTTCGCGATGCGGGGCCAGTCCGACGTGACGAGCGATCCCGTGACGGGCGCGGATCTGGGCAAGGCGGATGGTGACGTGGACGGAGTGGGAGACGCGGCCGACGATATCACTCCGGCGCGCTAGGAAGAGATCATGTACCTCACGGATTCAGCCAGGTTGCATTGGCGTCGCCACCCACTCAAGCTTCTGACGGGCATTGCGATCACCCTTGCCGGAATGATTGCCGCCACCGGCCTCGTGTAGGTGGCGCGTGTAGGTCGCCCTCGCGCAGGTCAATCCCGAGCGGGGCAGTCCCGGTCGCCACTGGGGCGACCGGGCGCCTGCAAGGCGGCCCAGGCGGTTATCCCCCAACCTTCTTCTTCAGGTCCCGCGCCATCTGCAGATGGCCTTCGAGTGCTGGCAGCTGCTTGTCCGCGAATGCCTTCACGTCGGCATCTTTCGCGTTCTTCGACGCTTCGCGGAATTTCTTGACTGTGCTTTCGTGCGCGGCGACGCCGATCCGGCTCGCGTACATCTTGTCGAACTTCGCGCCGCTGAGCGCGCTCAATGCCTTGATCTCGCTCTTCTGCATGGTGGACGGTTCCTTGGGTGCGGTCACCCCTTTCGACGCGGCCAGCGCATCCAGTTCGGTGCCCACCTTGCCATGGTCGTCGATCATCTTGTCGGCAAATGCCTTCACATCCGGGTTCTGACTCTTCTGCTGAGCGAGCTTGCTGGCCTCGATTTCGGCGTGTCCGCCCTGTGCCGCATCCTCGATGAACTTGCTGTCGGCGTGGGCCAGACGCGATTTCCCTGCCGAGGGCCCGCTGGCGGTGCTGCCTGCATTGTCGGTGGTGACATTGCCGGTGGCGCCAGAGGATGGCGAAACGCCGGAGCCTTGGGCCATGGCGGCCGTCGACCAGATGATGACGCTGGCGACCGCAACCAGCGGACGCAGATAGTGGTGTTGCATAGGATCCTCCGTTTCAGTGTCCGGGCGCCCGATTTGAAGAACGGTGGCCCGCACCCGTTGCATGGAGCAATGAACATACCGGAGGGGCCGCCGGGGTCGCTGTGCGCGGCAAATCAGCCGCTGACGTGGGGCTTGTCGGACTGGTCGCGATTGCCCTGTTCATCCCGGGGCGATGCCTGTTCATTCATGATTTCATTCGGGGTGGGCCCGCGCCGCCGCTGCGCTGCCCCCGGGCCGCTGGCCCGGGATTTGTCGCCCGGGATGGCGTCCGCGTCGGTAGACGGGTTCTGTCTTTCGGCATTCGTTGGCTTGCGCGCCGGATGCCGGCTGCTGGTCTCTTCGTGCTTCATGTCGTGTCCTGGAAATCTACCGGGGCCCGTGGCGCTGCTTTGCACCGCCGCCGGCACCATGTGTCTTGCCGGCCTTGACGTGGTTGGCCGCATGCTGCCCGCTACCGGGCTTTCTGCTGGGGGTTGTCGCGGCCTTTCCCGAGTTGTCTTCCGCCCGGGCGTCCTGCTCGGAGCGGTTCGAGGGTGGTGCAGTTTTGGTCATGTCCGGTACTCCTTTACCACCCCGCCCGATGGCGGGGTGAGGATGGCTTGCCGGCTTACGCCGGCTGGCCGGTGAGCTCGGCCTTGCGCGCTTCGAGCTGTTGCGCCACATCCTTGAGATCGACCTTGGCCTTGATCACCGCCTGGAAGAGTTCGTTCTCCTCTTCCTCGACGTGGTGGCCCACGTACTCGCTCAGGACGGTGTAGTTCGCCTCCAGCATTTCGCTGTCGCCGGATTCGATTTTGGCGATCAGGTCCTTGGCGACGCCGTGCTCGACCTTGGCTTCATCGAGCATGTCGTCGATCTTGTCGCTGACGCCTCGCAGCGCGGGATAGAAGATTTCCTCCTCGATCTGCGCGTGGACGGTCAATTGCTGGCAGGTCTCGGATGCAATCGACTGCTTTTCGGCGTCGTCCTTTGCATCCTCGAATGCCTTGAAGAGCTTCTTCACGCTGCGGTGATCGTCCACCAGCAGGGACAGCGCGGCGCGCTGTTCGACGGGTACTTTGGATTTGTCCATGATGTCTCGTGCTGTGGGGTTGTCATTGTTTGGGCGGCAGACAACATGCCGCCCTGGCTGTCCCCAGCAAGACCCATTCCAGCCCGGCGGGTGCCGCAAGACGCTACATGGTCATGACGACCTTCACGCACCCGTCCTGCTTGTCGCGGAACGTCTTGTACATGTCCGGGCCGTTCTCCAGCGCCACGCGGTGCGTGATGATGAACGTGGGATCGATCTGGCCGTCCAGGATGCGTTGCAGCAGGTCGTCGGTCCACCGGTTCACGTGGGTCTGTCCCGTGCGGATCGTAAGCCCCTTGTTCATCAGGGCGCCCATCGGGATTTTGTCGACCAGGCCGCCGTAAACGCCAGGAATTGAAAGAATGCCAGCCGGCCGGCACACGTAGATCATTTCGCGCAGGACGTGGGGGCGGTCGGATTCCAGCATGACCGCCTGCTTGATCCGGTCATAGACCGAATCGAGCGACGCCGTCGCATGCGCCTCCAGCCCGACCGCGTCGATGCACTTGTCGGGCCCCTTGCCGTTGGTCAGCTCGTTCAGGGCTTCCACGATGTTGACAGTGTCGAAATTCAGCGGCGAGGCGCCAAGTTGCTGGGCCATGGCCAGCCGTTCGGCAACGTTGTCGATGGAAATGATGCGCTGGGCGCCCATGAGCTTCGCGCTCAGGATGGCGAACTGCCCGACGGGACCGGCGCCCCATATCGCCACGACGTCGTCCGGCTGGATCTCGCACGCGGCCGCTGCCTGCCAGCCGGTGGGCAGGATATCGCCGAGGAAGAGCACCGATTCGTCACTGACGCCCTCGGGAATCTTGACCGGCGCCACGTCGGCGTACGGCACGCGGACAAATTCGGCCTGGCCACCGGCATAGCCGCCGGTCAGGTGGGTGTAGCCGAACAGGCCGGCGGTAGAGTGCCCGAACACCTTGTCGCCGGTCGCCTTGTTGCGGTTGGTACGCTCGCAGACCGAGAAATTGCCCCGGCGGCACTGATCGCACTCGCCGCAGATGATCGTGAACGGCACGACCACGCGGTCTCCGACCTTCAAACGCTTGTTCTCGGCCCCCACTTCGACGACCTCGCCCATGAACTCGTGGCCCATGATGTCGCCATCTTCCATGCCGGGCACGAAGCCGTCGAACAGGTGAAGGTCCGAGCCGCAGATCGCGCAGCTGGTGACCTTGATGATGGCATCGCGCGGATGCTCGATGGTCGGGTCGGGAACGGTGTCGCAGCGGATGTCATGCTTGCCATGCCAGCAAAGGGCTTTCATGTTCGGCTCCAGGCGAAGTGGATGGATGACGCCAGCCGAAGTGCCCGGCGCCGATGGGCGTCGTGTCACGCACGGACCGTGCCCGTGATTCGCCCTGGGCAGTCGAGCTTTTCATCAGTTGAAATCGCTGCGCACGGCGGCGCGCATGGCGCGTCATGCAACGTCGGTATAGACTCGTTTCCGGACACGCTGAATACCCTGAGATCGATCGAAGGATTGCTTAGATTACCCGGAGGATCGACAGGAGACACGAAGTGGCACGTCAAGGATCGCTCGGCATCGTCGGCCTCATCAGCCTGATATTTACGCTCCTTACGGCGTTATATCTGCTGGCGGGAGGCGCGTGGCTGGTCTATGTAGGCGGGTCTGCCTACTACATCGTGGCCGGTGTCTTGCTGCTTGGCGTGGCATGGGCGCTCTACGCGCGCAGTCAGATGGCGCTCGGGCTGTATGCGCTGCTGCTGGTCGGCACTGCAATCTGGTCCGTCTGGGAGTGCGGCACCGATTTCTGGGCGCTGGCACCGCGATCCGGCGTACTGGTTGTGTTCGGCGTGTGGCTGCTGTTGTTCGTGAGCTGGCGCCTGGTGGGACGGCTACGGCTAGGCGTGGGCCTGCTCGCGGGTGCATTGGTGCTCTGGGCGGGCGTGCTCGTCTACGCGGGGCTTCATGATCCCCAGACGGTCAATGGCGCCTTCGCCGCGTCGCCGGCTGCATCGGGAAACAATCGCGCGGGGATCGACAGCGCTGACTGGCCCGCCTATGGCCGCACGCAGGAAGGCACACGCTATTCGCCGCTCCAGCAGATCACGCCCGCGAACGCAAGGAATCTGCAGGTGGCCTGGACCTTTCGTACCGGCGACATGAAGGGTCCGAGGGACCCGGTGGAAATCACCAACGAGGTCACGCCGATCAAGATCGGCAATCTGCTGTACCTGTGCTCGCCGCATCAACAGCTCTTTGCGCTGGATCCGGGCAGCGGCACGCTCAAGTGGAAGTTCGATCCCAAGCTGCAGCCCGATCCTTCGTTCCAGCACGTGACATGCCGCGGTGTTTCCTATGTCGATCTGTCGACGGCTTCCCCGGCCGTTGATCCGGCTTCCAACCCGGCCGCGCCGCCGGCTGTCGCGCCCGGCGGCGCGGCTGCGTGCATGCAGCGCATCTATCTGCCCGTCAACAATGGCCATCTCTATGCGCTGGATGCCCTGACGGGTCAGCGGTGCGAGGGCTTTGCGGACCACGGCGATCTGGATCTCCAGCACGCCATGCCGGTGACCACGCCCGGCATGTACGAGCCGACTTCGCCGCCCATCGTCACCAGCAAGGTAATCGTCGTGGCGGGCGCGGTGGAGGACAACTTCTCGACCCGCGAGCCTTCCGGCGTGATCCGCGGTTTCGACGTCCGTACGGGCGAACTGCTCTGGGCCTTCGACCCCGGTGCGCCAGACCCGAACAGGATTCCCGGTCCCGGAGAGCACTACACCTGGAACTCGCCGAATTCGTGGGCCCCCGCCGCCTACGACGCAAGCCTGGACATCGTCTACCTTCCCATGGGCGTGAAGACGCCCGATATCTGGGGTGGCGACCGTTCCCCCGATATGGAGCGCTATGCCTCGGGTTTGCTTGCCCTGCATGCGTCCACAGGCAAGCTGGCCTGGTTCTACCAGACGGTCCACCACGACCTCTGGGACATGGATCTTCCGGCGCAGCCCACGCTGGCCGACATCACCGACAAGGACGGCAAGACCGTGCCCGTCGTCTATGCGCCGGCGAAGACCGGCAACCTGTTCGTGCTGGATCGCCGCACCGGCGCACTGGTGGTGCCCGCGCCCGAGCAGCCCGTGCCGCAAGGGGCTGCGCCGGGTGACCGCGTGTCGCCGACGCAGCCGTTTTCTGCGCTGACCTTTCGTCCGCCGAAGCGGCTCACCGACGCCGACATGTGGGGCGCGACGATGTACGACCAGCTGGTGTGCCGCGTGATGTTCCACAAGCTTCGTTACGAGGGCACCTTTACGCCGCCTTCGCTGCAAGGCACGCTGGTATTTCCAGGCAACCTGGGCATGTTCGAGTGGGGCGGCATCGCCGTGGACACCGATCGGCAGATCGCCGTCGCCAATCCCATCGCATTGCCGTTCGTGTCGCGTCTGATCCCTCGCGGTCCCAACAATCCCGTGGAGCCGGTGCAGGGCGTCCGGGGCAGCGGCACCGAGGTGGGCATCCAATCGCAATATGGCGTCCCGTACGGCGTCACGCTGAACCCGTTTCTCTCGCCGTTCGGCCTGCCCTGCAAGCAGCCGGCCTGGGGTATATCTCGGCGATCGACCTGAAGACGAACGCCATCGTGTGGAAGAAACGCATTGGCACTGTGCGCGACAGCGCGCCGATACCGCTGCCGTTCAAGATGGGCATGCCGATGCTGGGCGGGCCGATCGTCACGGCGGGCGGGGTGGCGTTTATCGGTGCCACGGCGGATAACTACCTGCGCGCGTTCGACGTCAATACTGGTGCCCAGCTCTGGCAGGCGCGCCTGCCCGCCGGCGGCCAGGCCACGCCCATGACCTATGCGGTCAACGGCAGGCAGTACGTGGTGATCGCCGCCGGCGGCCACGGTTCGTTCGGGACTAAGCTGGGCGACTACGTCATCGCGTACGCCCTGCCGCAATAGCCGGCCAGCACGGACCACGGGGCGCGGAACCCATGCGCAAGACCGGCAATCCCCTCGACGCCATGCGGCGACGCTGGCATGGCTGGCCGGGTCGATGCTGTGCCTGCACCCTGCCGGCGTGCGGGCCTACGATGTCGCCAACAGTCCCTACCTGCTGGGCGACTGGAACGGCCAGCGTACACGCCTGCAGGAGCAGGGCGTGACGTTCGGCGCGAACTATGTCAGCGAACTGGCGCGCAACCTGAGCGGCGGCACCGAGGATCTGACACGCTATACCGACCAATGGGCCTTCAGCACGACGCTCGACCTGCAGAAAGTGGCGGGCTGGCGCGGCGCGACGTTCCAGTTCACGATGACCGATCGCAACGGCCGCAACCTCGGGGCCGATGCGAACATCGGCAACAACATGCTGATCCAGGAAGTCTACGGGCGCGGGCAGACCTGGCATCTGACCCAGTTATGGGTCAACCAGAAGCTGATGGACGACCGGCTGGAGATCAAGCTGGGACGGCTGACCGTAGGCGAGGACTTCGCGAGCTTCTCGTGTGACTTCCAGAACCTCACGTTCTGTGGCGCGCAACCTGGCAATCTTGTCGGCAGCTACTGGGTGAACTGGCCCACGAGCCAATGGGCCAGCCGCATCAAGTACCAGACCTCGCGGGAGACCTACGTCCAGGCCGGTGTCTACCAGGTCAATCCCAACTATGTCGACGACAGCTACGCGCGGCACAACGGATGGAAGCCCAACAATCCCGGGGGCACCACCGGGGCGCTGCTGCCACTCGAGTTCGGGTGGCAGCCGGCTTTTCAGGGGCGGCGTGGGTCGTACAAGCTGGGGGCCTGGTACAACACGTCGGACGGTAACGACCTGTACTACGACATCAACCATGACCCGCGTGGCGTAACCGGCCTGGATGCCCTGCAGCGCAGGGGGCAGTTCGGCGTCTATATCAATTTCCAGCAACAGGTGACCGGCACGCAAGGCGGCCGGGGGGCGACGGTGTTCCTGAACTTTTCCCAGGCCGACCGCAATACGGCGCAGCTGGATCACCAGATCGCGCTGGGGATGCAGTACGCAGGCCCATTCGAGAGCCGCGCCCGGGACTCCATCGGCGTGGCGTTCGGCGCGACGCACAACAACGAACGGTTTGCCAGCTATGTGGCGCAGAACAACGCGCGCACGGGCCAGACCACCGTGGCGGGCAGCGGATACGAGTATGTGGCCGAGGTGTACTACGGCTGGGCGCCGGTGTCATCGGTGCTGCTGCGGCCCAACGTCCAGTACATTGTGCACCCC
This region of Cupriavidus sp. EM10 genomic DNA includes:
- a CDS encoding hemerythrin domain-containing protein produces the protein MDKSKVPVEQRAALSLLVDDHRSVKKLFKAFEDAKDDAEKQSIASETCQQLTVHAQIEEEIFYPALRGVSDKIDDMLDEAKVEHGVAKDLIAKIESGDSEMLEANYTVLSEYVGHHVEEEENELFQAVIKAKVDLKDVAQQLEARKAELTGQPA
- a CDS encoding zinc-dependent alcohol dehydrogenase, with protein sequence MKALCWHGKHDIRCDTVPDPTIEHPRDAIIKVTSCAICGSDLHLFDGFVPGMEDGDIMGHEFMGEVVEVGAENKRLKVGDRVVVPFTIICGECDQCRRGNFSVCERTNRNKATGDKVFGHSTAGLFGYTHLTGGYAGGQAEFVRVPYADVAPVKIPEGVSDESVLFLGDILPTGWQAAAACEIQPDDVVAIWGAGPVGQFAILSAKLMGAQRIISIDNVAERLAMAQQLGASPLNFDTVNIVEALNELTNGKGPDKCIDAVGLEAHATASLDSVYDRIKQAVMLESDRPHVLREMIYVCRPAGILSIPGVYGGLVDKIPMGALMNKGLTIRTGQTHVNRWTDDLLQRILDGQIDPTFIITHRVALENGPDMYKTFRDKQDGCVKVVMTM
- a CDS encoding MBL fold metallo-hydrolase: MAKIHHLNCISTCPLGGKLMDGFTPSIVQRGELTLHCLLVELPDCLVLVDTGLGRLDVANPRSRLSRFFLSLVSPDFRDEMTAFRQVQSLGYQPRDVRHIVLTHLDFDHAGGLDDFPWATVHLLATERDYAVAQRTWMDRQRFRPQQWSTREAWQTYAATGGDTWFGFDQVQPLRGILPEIAMIPLPGHTFGHAGIAVQGEGDRWLLMAGDAYFYRGEMDQRRPHCTPGLRFYQWMLEKDRHARFESQRRLRELARDHGSAVHVCCGHDLVEFEAIAKRRAAEPATSGTTTLV
- a CDS encoding DUF4142 domain-containing protein, with the protein product MQRVRATVLQIGRPDTETEDPMQHHYLRPLVAVASVIIWSTAAMAQGSGVSPSSGATGNVTTDNAGSTASGPSAGKSRLAHADSKFIEDAAQGGHAEIEASKLAQQKSQNPDVKAFADKMIDDHGKVGTELDALAASKGVTAPKEPSTMQKSEIKALSALSGAKFDKMYASRIGVAAHESTVKKFREASKNAKDADVKAFADKQLPALEGHLQMARDLKKKVGG
- a CDS encoding manganese catalase family protein; the encoded protein is MFVHNKRLQYTVRVSRPDPGVANLLLEQFGGPQGELAAACRYFTQALAEEDPGRKDMLFDIATEELSHLEIIGSLIAMLNRGAKGELAEGVQQEAELYRSLQGAGNDSHVTQILYGGGPALVNSAGVPWTAAYIDTIGEPTADLRSNIAAEARAKLIYERLINVTDDPSVQEALGFLMTREVSHQKSFEKALYSITPNFPPGKMPAVPEFASVYFKMSQGEALRGPWNADSTFTFVDKPTPAVDGGDGSASVELPADQQSTLEAFAMRGQSDVTSDPVTGADLGKADGDVDGVGDAADDITPAR
- a CDS encoding carbohydrate porin, translating into MLCLHPAGVRAYDVANSPYLLGDWNGQRTRLQEQGVTFGANYVSELARNLSGGTEDLTRYTDQWAFSTTLDLQKVAGWRGATFQFTMTDRNGRNLGADANIGNNMLIQEVYGRGQTWHLTQLWVNQKLMDDRLEIKLGRLTVGEDFASFSCDFQNLTFCGAQPGNLVGSYWVNWPTSQWASRIKYQTSRETYVQAGVYQVNPNYVDDSYARHNGWKPNNPGGTTGALLPLEFGWQPAFQGRRGSYKLGAWYNTSDGNDLYYDINHDPRGVTGLDALQRRGQFGVYINFQQQVTGTQGGRGATVFLNFSQADRNTAQLDHQIALGMQYAGPFESRARDSIGVAFGATHNNERFASYVAQNNARTGQTTVAGSGYEYVAEVYYGWAPVSSVLLRPNVQYIVHPGGTSHHGNAFVIGLKSSVTF